Proteins found in one Pyrus communis chromosome 15, drPyrComm1.1, whole genome shotgun sequence genomic segment:
- the LOC137718403 gene encoding protein indeterminate-domain 7-like isoform X2, whose translation MVDENMSNLTCASGDLSASNSSIRNESSSAGTVYPQHSSSSTQIQQQQAPPPPKKKRNLPGNPDPDAEVIALSPKSLMATNRFVCEICNKGFQREQNLQLHRRGHNLPWKLKQRTGKEVRKKVYLCPEPTCVHHDPSRALGDLTGIKKHFSRKHGEKKWKCEKCSKRYAVQSDWKAHSKVCGTREYRCDCGTLFSRRDSFITHRAFCDALAQENNTSTAAARSAMPASINPLLSSLPQIHSHGLLALSAVKREQDQHQHQQHQHPQHLPPWLSCLPEGGEAASLPTMNLSASPLFSTSSLQQYYSFGQNPNPSSSSTTLLPDNFQVQQTPAPPHMSATALLQKASEMGATISKPSPSPYFLKPPTHQSHQAHMSNETSRDQAILLDDGFGNNENKSSLLHDMMMMSGSQGFHHDRHQVLSSSFGDHPQQQQAFNGIMVDGNFVEINNNNPPQNYNKPRSTDNNNEGLTRDFLGLRAPFSSAASHGGHGDFFNINMAGLDHHHVSTSSSPATYNNNCPQNDQNQTSWQG comes from the exons ATGGTGGATGagaatatgtcaaatttgacttgTGCTTCTGGTGATTTAAGTGCTTCTAACTCAAGCATCAGAAATGAGTCATCATCTGCTGGCACAGTCTACCCTCAGCATTCCTCATCCTCAACACAAATTCAGCAGCAACAAGCACCGCCACCgccaaagaagaagagaaatctCCCAGGCAACCCAG ACCCGGATGCTGAAGTAATAGCCTTGTCTCCAAAATCACTGATGGCAACGAATAGATTCGTGTGTGAGATCTGCAACAAAGGGTTTCAAAGAGAGCAAAACCTTCAGCTTCACAGAAGAGGGCACAATCTGCCATGGAAGCTAAAGCAAAGGACGGGGAAGGAGGTGAGGAAGAAAGTGTATCTGTGCCCGGAACCGACATGCGTCCACCATGACCCGTCGAGGGCTCTTGGGGACTTGACAGGGATCAAGAAGCACTTCTCTAGAAAGCACGGTGAGAAGAAGTGGAAGTGTGAGAAATGCTCAAAGCGTTATGCGGTTCAGTCAGATTGGAAAGCGCACTCCAAAGTCTGTGGCACAAGGGAGTATCGATGTGATTGTGGAACCCTTTTCTCTAG GAGGGACAGTTTTATCACACACAGAGCCTTTTGCGATGCTTTAGCACAAGAGAACAATACAAGCACTGCAGCTGCCAGATCAGCAATGCCAGCCTCAATCAACCCTCTTCTCTCCTCACTCCCCCAAATCCATAGCCATGGCCTCCTAGCTCTATCAGCTGTCAAGAGAGAACAAGATCAGCATCAGCACCAGCAGCACCAGCACCCGCAGCACCTTCCACCGTGGCTTTCTTGCTTGCCGGAAGGTGGCGAAGCCGCCAGCCTCCCTACTATGAACCTCTCTGCCTCGCCATTATTCTCCACCTCTTCACTCCAGCAATATTATTCTTTTggccaaaaccctaaccctagcaGCTCTTCTACTACCCTACTCCCCGATAACTTCCAAGTTCAACAAACCCCCGCTCCCCCTCACATGTCAGCCACCGCCTTGCTTCAGAAGGCATCAGAAATGGGAGCCACCATCAGCAAACCCTCCCCTTCCCCATATTTTCTCAAACCACCCACCCACCAATCCCACCAAGCTCACATGTCCAACGAAACTTCGCGTGACCAAGCAATTCTATTGGATGATGGGTTTGGAAACAATGAGAACAAATCTTCACTCCTGCAtgatatgatgatgatgagtgGCTCTCAGGGTTTTCATCATGATCGTCATCAAGTCTTATCGTCATCGTTCGGAGATCACCCTCAGCAGCAGCAGGCTTTCAATGGAATTATGGTCGACGGTAATTTCGTCgagattaataataataatcctcCACAGAATTATAATAAACCAAGAAGTACTGACAACAACAACGAGGGTTTGACAAGAGATTTCCTGGGACTTAGAGCGCCATTTTCATCAGCAGCATCACATGGCGGCCATGGAGATTTTTTCAATATTAATATGGCAGGGCTGGATCATCACCATGTGAGTACTTCTTCTTCTCCAGCTACTTATAACAACAATTGCCCGCAGAATGATCAGAACCAAACATCGTGGCAAGGTTAG
- the LOC137718403 gene encoding protein indeterminate-domain 7-like isoform X1 produces MVDENMSNLTCASGDLSASNSSIRNESSSAGTVYPQHSSSSTQIQQQQAPPPPKKKRNLPGNPGLTKSKLINPDAEVIALSPKSLMATNRFVCEICNKGFQREQNLQLHRRGHNLPWKLKQRTGKEVRKKVYLCPEPTCVHHDPSRALGDLTGIKKHFSRKHGEKKWKCEKCSKRYAVQSDWKAHSKVCGTREYRCDCGTLFSRRDSFITHRAFCDALAQENNTSTAAARSAMPASINPLLSSLPQIHSHGLLALSAVKREQDQHQHQQHQHPQHLPPWLSCLPEGGEAASLPTMNLSASPLFSTSSLQQYYSFGQNPNPSSSSTTLLPDNFQVQQTPAPPHMSATALLQKASEMGATISKPSPSPYFLKPPTHQSHQAHMSNETSRDQAILLDDGFGNNENKSSLLHDMMMMSGSQGFHHDRHQVLSSSFGDHPQQQQAFNGIMVDGNFVEINNNNPPQNYNKPRSTDNNNEGLTRDFLGLRAPFSSAASHGGHGDFFNINMAGLDHHHVSTSSSPATYNNNCPQNDQNQTSWQG; encoded by the exons ATGGTGGATGagaatatgtcaaatttgacttgTGCTTCTGGTGATTTAAGTGCTTCTAACTCAAGCATCAGAAATGAGTCATCATCTGCTGGCACAGTCTACCCTCAGCATTCCTCATCCTCAACACAAATTCAGCAGCAACAAGCACCGCCACCgccaaagaagaagagaaatctCCCAGGCAACCCAGGTCTCaccaaatcaaaattaatta ACCCGGATGCTGAAGTAATAGCCTTGTCTCCAAAATCACTGATGGCAACGAATAGATTCGTGTGTGAGATCTGCAACAAAGGGTTTCAAAGAGAGCAAAACCTTCAGCTTCACAGAAGAGGGCACAATCTGCCATGGAAGCTAAAGCAAAGGACGGGGAAGGAGGTGAGGAAGAAAGTGTATCTGTGCCCGGAACCGACATGCGTCCACCATGACCCGTCGAGGGCTCTTGGGGACTTGACAGGGATCAAGAAGCACTTCTCTAGAAAGCACGGTGAGAAGAAGTGGAAGTGTGAGAAATGCTCAAAGCGTTATGCGGTTCAGTCAGATTGGAAAGCGCACTCCAAAGTCTGTGGCACAAGGGAGTATCGATGTGATTGTGGAACCCTTTTCTCTAG GAGGGACAGTTTTATCACACACAGAGCCTTTTGCGATGCTTTAGCACAAGAGAACAATACAAGCACTGCAGCTGCCAGATCAGCAATGCCAGCCTCAATCAACCCTCTTCTCTCCTCACTCCCCCAAATCCATAGCCATGGCCTCCTAGCTCTATCAGCTGTCAAGAGAGAACAAGATCAGCATCAGCACCAGCAGCACCAGCACCCGCAGCACCTTCCACCGTGGCTTTCTTGCTTGCCGGAAGGTGGCGAAGCCGCCAGCCTCCCTACTATGAACCTCTCTGCCTCGCCATTATTCTCCACCTCTTCACTCCAGCAATATTATTCTTTTggccaaaaccctaaccctagcaGCTCTTCTACTACCCTACTCCCCGATAACTTCCAAGTTCAACAAACCCCCGCTCCCCCTCACATGTCAGCCACCGCCTTGCTTCAGAAGGCATCAGAAATGGGAGCCACCATCAGCAAACCCTCCCCTTCCCCATATTTTCTCAAACCACCCACCCACCAATCCCACCAAGCTCACATGTCCAACGAAACTTCGCGTGACCAAGCAATTCTATTGGATGATGGGTTTGGAAACAATGAGAACAAATCTTCACTCCTGCAtgatatgatgatgatgagtgGCTCTCAGGGTTTTCATCATGATCGTCATCAAGTCTTATCGTCATCGTTCGGAGATCACCCTCAGCAGCAGCAGGCTTTCAATGGAATTATGGTCGACGGTAATTTCGTCgagattaataataataatcctcCACAGAATTATAATAAACCAAGAAGTACTGACAACAACAACGAGGGTTTGACAAGAGATTTCCTGGGACTTAGAGCGCCATTTTCATCAGCAGCATCACATGGCGGCCATGGAGATTTTTTCAATATTAATATGGCAGGGCTGGATCATCACCATGTGAGTACTTCTTCTTCTCCAGCTACTTATAACAACAATTGCCCGCAGAATGATCAGAACCAAACATCGTGGCAAGGTTAG
- the LOC137717266 gene encoding acyl-lipid (9-3)-desaturase-like yields MAEESKKYISQEKLSTHNKPGDLWISIQGKIYNVSDWANHHPGGELPLLSLAGQDVTDAFVAYHPGSAWQHLDQFFTGFHLEDYSVSEVSKDYRKLVNEFTKMGLFENSGHSVHFYLFLVAMLFTLSIYGVLCSDSGWVHLGSGVLMGFLWIQSGWLGHDSGHYQIIRSKRVNRFAQILTGNCLAGISIAWWKRNHNAHHIAVNSLEFDPDLQHMPFFAVNSKLFNSLASYYYDRKMNFDAFTRFMVSYQHWTFYPVMCLARINLFAQSFLLLSSKRLRVKNRIQEIFGLLVFWIWYPLLVSYLPNWGERVMFVVASFSVTGIQHVQFCLNHFSSSVYVGTPTGNDWCENQTKGSLDIICHPWMDWFHGGLQFQIEHHLFPRLPRGNLRKVAPLVKELCKKHKLLYTSVSFYKANELTVGMLRKAALQARDLASPVPKNLVWEAVHSVG; encoded by the coding sequence ATGGCGGAAGAGTCAAAGAAGTACATTTCCCAGGAAAAACTCAGCACCCACAACAAGCCTGGAGATCTATGGATCTCGATACAGGGCAAGATCTACAACGTCTCCGATTGGGCCAACCACCATCCCGGCGGCGAGCTGCCGTTGCTCAGCCTCGCCGGCCAAGACGTCACGGACGCGTTCGTCGCCTACCACCCCGGCTCCGCCTGGCAGCACCTCGACCAGTTCTTCACCGGATTCCATCTCGAAGACTATTCTGTTTCCGAAGTTTCCAAAGATTACAGGAAGCTCGTCAACGAGTTTACGAAAATGGGGCTTTTCGAAAACAGTGGACACAGCGTCCATTTCTATCTGTTTCTGGTGGCAATGCTGTTTACTCTGAGCATCTACGGCGTCTTGTGCTCCGACAGTGGCTGGGTTCATCTGGGTTCCGGCGTATTGATGGGTTTTCTCTGGATTCAAAGCGGGTGGCTCGGCCACGATTCGGGTCACTACCAGATCATCAGAAGCAAAAGGGTGAACAGATTCGCCCAGATCCTCACCGGAAACTGCCTCGCCGGCATCAGTATTGCGTGGTGGAAGCGCAACCATAACGCCCACCATATTGCCGTCAACAGCCTCGAATTCGATCCGGATCTCCAGCACATGCCTTTTTTCGCGGTGAATTCGAAACTGTTCAACTCCCTCGCCTCTTATTACTACGACAGGAAGATGAATTTCGATGCTTTTACTAGGTTCATGGTTAGTTACCAGCACTGGACTTTTTACCCTGTCATGTGTCTTGCTAGGATTAACCTTTTTGCTCAGTCATTTTTACTGCTGTCATCCAAAAGATTGAGGGTAAAAAATAGGATCCAAGAAATCTTCGggcttttggtgttttggattTGGTATCCTCTTCTGGTTTCTTACCTCCCCAATTGGGGTGAAAGAGTAATGTTCGTTGTGGCAAGCTTTTCCGTCACTGGAATCCAACATGTGCAGTTCTGCTTGAACCATTTCTCTTCAAGTGTTTATGTCGGAACCCCTACAGGGAACGATTGGTGCGAAAATCAGACGAAAGGATCGCTCGATATAATCTGCCACCCGTGGATGGACTGGTTCCACGGCGGATTGCAGTTCCAGATCGAGCACCATTTGTTTCCGCGGTTGCCTAGAGGCAACCTCAGGAAAGTTGCCCCCCTTGTCAAGGAACTCTGCAAGAAGCACAAGCTGCTTTACACAAGTGTGTCATTCTACAAGGCCAATGAACTCACCGTTGGGATGCTGCGCAAGGCAGCGCTGCAGGCTCGCGATCTTGCCAGCCCGGTTCCAAAGAATTTAGTTTGGGAAGCTGTACACTCCGTTGGTTGA
- the LOC137718294 gene encoding probable ADP,ATP carrier protein At5g56450: MSKDDDDPEAKASKSQPPDWLTNFHRDLMAGAVMGGVVHTIVAPVERAKLLLQTQESNLAILGSGRTKFKGMVDCIARTVREEGILSLWRGNGSSVLRYYPSVALNFSLKDLYRNLLRSGHSQDGHFLAGPSANFIAGAAAGCTTLIIIYPLDIAHTRLAADIGRTEVRQFRGIYHFLSTIRQKDGIKGVYRGLPASLQGMVIHRGLYFGGFDTMKEILSEDSKRDLPLWQRWVVAQAVTTSAGLLSYPLDTVRRRMMMQSGLEQRMYDNTLDCWRKIYRREGVVSFYRGAVSNVFRSAGAAAILVLYDEVKKFMNWGGL; this comes from the exons ATGAGCAAAGATGACGACGACCCAGAGGCGAAAGCATCGAAATCACAGCCGCCGGATTGGCTGACAAACTTCCACCGCGATCTGATGGCTGGGGCGGTGATGGGCGGCGTGGTGCACACGATTGTGGCCCCAGTTGAGAGGGCCAAGCTTTTGTTGCAGACCCAGGAGAGCAACCTGGCCATTCTCGGCAGTGGACGGACGAAGTTCAAGGGCATGGTCGATTGCATCGCCCGGACGGTCAGAGAAGAAGGCATCCTGTCTCTTTGGAGAGGCAATGGCAGCAGCGTCCTTCGCTACTACCCTTCCGTCGCTCTCAATTTTTCCCTCAAG GATCTTTATAGGAACCTGTTAAGAAGTGGACACTCTCAAGATGGTCATTTTTTGGCTGGTCCGTCTGCCAATTTCATTGCTGGAGCTGCTGCTGGCTGTACAACATTGATAATAATATACCCACTTGATATTGCACATACCCGCCTGGCTGCTGACATTGGAAGAACCGAAGTCCGTCAATTTCGAGGCATATACCATTTCTTGTCTACCATTCGCCAAAAGGACGGGATTAAAGGAGTTTACAGAGGGCTTCCAGCTTCTTTACAGGGAATGGTCATTCACCGGGGACTATACTTTGGAGGTTTTGATACAATGAAGGAAATTTTATCAGAAGATTCTAAACGTGATTTGCCATTGTGGCAGCGTTGGGTAGTGGCTCAGGCAGTCACAACCTCTGCCGGGTTGTTGTCGTATCCACTTGATACAGTTCGGAGGCGGATGATGATGCAGTCTGGATTGGAACAGCGGATGTACGATAACACATTGGACTGCTGGAGGAAGATATATAGGAGAGAAGGAGTGGTTTCATTTTATCGCGGTGCAGTTTCAAACGTGTTTAGGAGTGCCGGCGCTGCTGCCATCTTGGTTTTGTACGACGAAGTCAAGAAGTTCATGAATTGGGGTGGATTATAG
- the LOC137718127 gene encoding LOB domain-containing protein 24-like, producing the protein MTNPQSCAACKHQRKKCTVDCHLAPYFPSSYPTNSHNAHKLFGVSRVVDSTNSSPPSLPTPAMSTIFVEADHRPKDPVGGCHAVVRSPLWSINRHQAELDSVRYQLELLLSGGNVMVIAQTLEDFKDNVGTWNVYDHMQFHQVQKNCSQEQEEQGNISGGVAPQPQEEQANVF; encoded by the coding sequence ATGACGAACCCCCAAAGTTGCGCCGCTTGTAAACACCAGCGAAAAAAATGCACAGTGGATTGCCACTTGGCCCCCTACTTCCCCTCCAGCTACCCCACAAACTCTCACAACGCACACAAACTGTTCGGCGTCAGTAGAGTCGTAGACTCGACAAACTCGTCACCGCCCTCCCTCCCCACCCCCGCCATGTCCACCATCTTCGTCGAGGCCGACCACCGGCCCAAAGACCCTGTTGGCGGCTGCCACGCCGTCGTCCGGTCGCCGCTCTGGTCCATCAACCGGCACCAGGCGGAACTCGACAGCGTGCGCTACCAGCTCGAACTGCTCCTCAGCGGCGGCAATGTTATGGTGATAGCGCAGACGTTGGAGGACTTTAAGGACAATGTGGGTACGTGGAATGTGTATGATCATATGCAATTTCATCAGGTGCAGAAGAACTGTTCTCAAGAGCAAGAAGAACAAGGCAATATTAGTGGAGGAGTTGCTCCGCAGCCTCAGGAAGAACAGGCCAATGTGTTTTGA